In Sphingomonas psychrotolerans, the following proteins share a genomic window:
- a CDS encoding VOC family protein, with product MPHLAHIALIVRDYDEALAFYIGKLGFILIEDTYQPEQNKRWVTIRPPGAAANATTILLARAATPEQAAFIGDQAGGRVFLFLATDDFDRDHAAYIAAGVRFVREPTTHDYGKVAVFEDLYGNRWDLVAFADRR from the coding sequence ATGCCCCATCTCGCCCACATCGCCCTGATCGTCCGCGACTATGACGAAGCGCTCGCTTTCTACATCGGCAAGCTCGGTTTCATTCTGATCGAGGACACGTACCAGCCCGAGCAAAACAAACGCTGGGTCACCATCCGCCCGCCCGGCGCTGCGGCCAACGCCACCACGATCCTCCTCGCCCGCGCGGCCACGCCCGAGCAGGCGGCCTTTATCGGCGATCAGGCGGGTGGCCGCGTCTTCCTGTTCCTCGCCACCGACGATTTCGATCGCGACCACGCCGCCTACATCGCTGCGGGCGTCCGCTTCGTCCGCGAGCCGACTACCCACGATTACGGCAAGGTCGCCGTGTTCGAGGACCTCTATGGCAATCGCTGGGATCTGGTGGCGTTCGCCGACCGCCGCTGA
- a CDS encoding DUF1579 domain-containing protein, with translation MTPAEHCPDFDFQQGNWRVQHRRLKARLAGCTDWEEFPGICEQRPILGGNGNVEDNLLHLPSGSYRAIALRSYAPSSGNWAIWWLDGRAPHALDTPVIGRFERKVGSFYAEDVLDGAPVRMRFLWLRTETPSPRWEQALSADGGASWETNWTMDFERA, from the coding sequence ATGACCCCAGCCGAACATTGCCCCGATTTCGATTTCCAGCAGGGAAATTGGCGCGTGCAGCATCGCCGGCTCAAGGCGCGGCTCGCCGGCTGCACCGATTGGGAGGAATTCCCCGGCATTTGCGAGCAGCGCCCGATCCTCGGCGGCAACGGCAATGTCGAGGACAATCTCCTCCATCTGCCCTCGGGCAGCTACCGCGCGATCGCGCTCCGGTCGTACGCCCCGTCGAGCGGCAATTGGGCGATCTGGTGGCTCGACGGCCGTGCCCCGCATGCGCTCGACACGCCCGTCATCGGCCGGTTCGAGCGCAAAGTGGGCAGCTTCTACGCCGAGGATGTGCTGGACGGCGCGCCCGTCCGCATGCGCTTCCTCTGGCTGCGCACCGAAACCCCGTCGCCGCGCTGGGAACAGGCGCTTTCCGCCGATGGCGGCGCCAGCTGGGAAACCAACTGGACGATGGACTTCGAACGCGCCTGA
- the arr gene encoding NAD(+)--rifampin ADP-ribosyltransferase — protein MMTGTRRFYHGTRADLRPGDLIAAGYASNYGQQKQASWVYFAGTLDAAIWGAELAQGEGRARIYIVEPTGTFVDDPNLTDKKFPGNPTLSYRSQAPLCVIGELADWQGHSPEQLQHMKDHLVRLKEQGVEAID, from the coding sequence ATGATGACCGGCACGCGCCGCTTTTACCACGGCACCCGCGCCGATCTGCGCCCCGGCGACCTGATCGCCGCCGGCTATGCCTCTAATTACGGCCAGCAGAAGCAGGCGTCGTGGGTCTATTTCGCGGGCACGCTCGACGCGGCGATCTGGGGCGCCGAGCTGGCGCAGGGCGAGGGCCGCGCGCGCATCTACATCGTCGAGCCGACCGGGACGTTCGTCGACGACCCCAACCTCACCGACAAGAAATTCCCCGGCAACCCGACCTTATCCTATCGCTCGCAGGCGCCGCTGTGCGTCATCGGCGAGCTCGCCGACTGGCAGGGCCATTCCCCCGAGCAGCTGCAGCACATGAAAGACCATCTCGTGCGCCTGAAAGAGCAGGGCGTCGAGGCGATCGACTGA
- a CDS encoding cation diffusion facilitator family transporter gives MAGHHDHDHHAHGPADFGRAFALGAALNIGFVAVEGAAGFLTDSVALLADAGHNLSDVLGLLVAWAGAELAKRPASKRFTYGFRGSSILAALTNSVLLLVAVGAIGWEAIQRFADPPAVPGKIVMIVAAVGIVVNLSTALLFARGRKHDINIRGAYLHMATDAAVSVGVVIAGGLILLTGARWIDPAISLVIVAVILWSSWGLARESLTMALQAVPDGIDAEEVERALIALPGVVRVHDLHIWPMSTTEAALTAHLVMPGGHPGDAFLIDLQHRLAHEFRIDHTTVQIELGEGAECRMHGHAHG, from the coding sequence ATGGCGGGACATCACGATCACGATCACCACGCGCATGGCCCGGCGGATTTCGGCCGCGCATTCGCATTGGGGGCGGCCCTCAACATCGGCTTCGTCGCAGTCGAGGGCGCCGCCGGCTTCTTGACCGATTCGGTCGCTTTGCTCGCCGATGCCGGACACAATCTCTCGGACGTACTCGGTCTGCTCGTCGCCTGGGCGGGCGCCGAGCTCGCCAAGCGCCCGGCCTCGAAGCGCTTCACTTATGGCTTCCGCGGCAGCTCGATCCTTGCCGCGTTGACCAATTCGGTGCTCCTGCTGGTCGCGGTCGGCGCGATCGGCTGGGAAGCGATCCAGCGCTTCGCCGATCCCCCCGCCGTCCCCGGCAAGATCGTGATGATCGTCGCGGCGGTGGGCATCGTCGTGAACCTGTCGACTGCCTTGCTCTTCGCGCGTGGCCGCAAGCACGACATCAACATCCGCGGCGCCTATCTCCACATGGCGACCGACGCCGCGGTCTCGGTGGGTGTGGTGATCGCCGGCGGACTGATCCTGCTCACCGGCGCGCGCTGGATCGATCCGGCGATCAGCCTCGTCATCGTCGCAGTGATCCTGTGGAGCAGCTGGGGCCTCGCGCGCGAATCGCTGACCATGGCGCTGCAGGCGGTGCCCGACGGAATCGACGCGGAGGAGGTCGAGCGCGCGCTGATCGCCCTGCCCGGCGTGGTGCGCGTCCACGATCTCCATATCTGGCCGATGAGCACCACCGAAGCGGCACTCACTGCGCATCTGGTGATGCCCGGTGGCCATCCCGGCGACGCGTTCCTGATCGATCTCCAGCACCGGCTGGCGCATGAATTCCGCATCGATCACACCACGGTCCAGATCGAGCTGGGCGAAGGCGCCGAATGCCGCATGCACGGACATGCCCATGGTTGA
- a CDS encoding HAD-IA family hydrolase, whose amino-acid sequence MVEAASASGPQAPPIRLVIFDFDGTLSDSGDWFLSVIDQLARRFRFRTVAPDEVEMLRHRSSREVIDFLGISRWKMPLIARHLRKMVGLNAHQIELFPGTPDLLERLAETGVKIALVTSNSEANARKILGEEHAARIDFYACGSSLFGKAPKFRRVLKKMAIPAAAALAVGDETRDIDAAREVGMRAGSVLWGYASEAVLAALQPDALFREPQDILDYVAAQRG is encoded by the coding sequence ATGGTTGAGGCAGCGTCCGCGAGCGGCCCCCAAGCCCCCCCGATCCGGCTGGTGATCTTCGATTTCGACGGCACGCTGTCCGACAGCGGCGACTGGTTCCTGTCGGTAATCGACCAGCTCGCGCGGCGCTTCCGCTTCCGCACCGTCGCCCCGGATGAGGTCGAGATGCTGCGCCACCGCAGCTCGCGCGAAGTGATCGATTTCCTCGGCATCTCGCGCTGGAAGATGCCGCTGATCGCGCGCCATCTCCGCAAGATGGTCGGCCTCAACGCGCATCAGATCGAACTCTTTCCCGGCACCCCGGACCTGCTTGAGCGACTGGCGGAAACCGGGGTGAAGATCGCGCTGGTGACGTCGAATTCCGAAGCCAATGCGCGCAAGATTCTCGGCGAGGAACACGCCGCCCGGATCGATTTCTATGCCTGTGGCTCCTCGCTGTTCGGCAAGGCGCCCAAGTTCCGCCGCGTGCTCAAGAAGATGGCGATTCCCGCCGCAGCGGCACTGGCGGTCGGCGACGAGACCCGCGACATCGATGCGGCGCGCGAGGTCGGGATGCGCGCCGGCTCGGTATTATGGGGCTATGCCAGCGAGGCGGTGCTCGCCGCGCTCCAGCCCGACGCGCTGTTCCGCGAGCCGCAGGACATCCTCGATTATGTCGCGGCGCAACGGGGGTAG
- a CDS encoding cupin domain-containing protein, translating into MPNETTDKLRDMAAHRGLKLVTSRRRKPGGDFGKYGLNDAKGAPVFGVDKDRLTASAEEIEDYLRGAASNAWSKSAGSVKARPKPRPGPKAAPTPKPKPRFKVKVENLLTRLPAAKRAEAFTELLARPGVRVERIVSRGQATPGGAPMVQAQDEWVLLLEGAAGLRIEDSDEVTLHAGDHVWIAGGQQHWVTWTAKDRPTVWLAIHLD; encoded by the coding sequence ATGCCGAACGAGACGACCGACAAGCTGCGTGACATGGCGGCGCACCGCGGACTCAAGCTCGTCACCTCGCGGCGGCGCAAGCCGGGCGGCGACTTCGGCAAATACGGGCTGAACGACGCCAAAGGCGCGCCGGTGTTTGGCGTCGACAAGGACCGCCTCACCGCCAGCGCCGAGGAAATCGAAGACTATCTTCGCGGTGCGGCGAGCAATGCGTGGAGCAAATCGGCCGGCTCGGTAAAGGCACGCCCCAAACCCAGGCCCGGGCCGAAAGCCGCGCCAACGCCGAAGCCGAAGCCACGCTTCAAGGTGAAGGTCGAGAATCTGCTCACCAGGCTGCCGGCGGCAAAACGGGCGGAGGCGTTCACCGAATTGCTCGCGCGCCCGGGAGTGCGGGTCGAGCGGATCGTCTCGCGCGGACAGGCGACCCCGGGGGGCGCACCGATGGTGCAGGCGCAGGACGAATGGGTGCTGCTGCTCGAAGGCGCGGCGGGGCTGCGGATCGAGGATTCGGACGAAGTGACGCTACATGCCGGCGACCATGTCTGGATCGCCGGCGGGCAGCAGCATTGGGTGACATGGACCGCAAAGGACCGCCCGACTGTCTGGCTGGCGATACATCTCGATTGA
- the tgt gene encoding tRNA guanosine(34) transglycosylase Tgt, whose amino-acid sequence MSPSAPRFHFTIHATDGKARLGAIAMQRGEIRTPAFMPVGTAATVKAVKPQDVRASGADILLGNTYHLMLRPTAERVHKLGGLHKFMGWDRPILTDSGGYQVMSLSELTKRSEEGIVFKSHLDGSRHMLSPERSMEIQRLLGSNIVMAFDELVPTTSTREVQAAAMERSMRWAKRSRAGFDAGGEHAQNNALFGIQQGALDESFRKASADALLDIGFDGYAIGGLAVGEGQEAMFGVLDYAPSQLDAAKPRYLMGVGKPDDIVGAVERGVDMFDCVLPTRSGRTGQAFTRTGPINIRNAKFAEDQGPLDPACACPTCAGWSRAYVHHLVRAGEILGAMLMTEHNLWFYQQLMADLRLAIGEGRLTAFANDFRRDYRTAPKALA is encoded by the coding sequence ATGTCACCCTCGGCTCCCCGCTTCCATTTCACCATCCACGCCACCGACGGCAAGGCCCGGCTCGGCGCCATCGCGATGCAGCGCGGTGAAATCCGTACCCCCGCCTTCATGCCGGTCGGCACCGCCGCCACGGTTAAGGCAGTCAAGCCGCAGGACGTGCGCGCGAGCGGCGCCGACATATTGCTCGGCAACACCTATCATCTGATGCTCCGCCCCACCGCCGAGCGCGTCCACAAGCTCGGCGGGCTCCATAAATTCATGGGCTGGGACCGCCCGATCCTCACCGATTCGGGCGGTTATCAAGTGATGAGCCTGTCCGAGCTGACCAAGCGCAGCGAGGAAGGCATCGTCTTCAAGTCGCACCTCGACGGTTCGCGCCACATGCTCAGCCCCGAACGGTCGATGGAGATCCAGCGGCTGCTCGGCTCGAACATCGTCATGGCGTTCGACGAACTCGTCCCCACCACTTCGACGCGCGAGGTGCAGGCCGCGGCGATGGAGCGCTCGATGCGCTGGGCGAAGCGCAGCCGTGCCGGCTTCGACGCGGGCGGGGAACATGCCCAAAACAACGCGCTGTTCGGCATCCAGCAGGGCGCGCTCGACGAGAGCTTCCGCAAAGCCAGCGCCGACGCGCTGCTCGACATCGGCTTCGATGGATATGCGATCGGCGGCCTCGCGGTCGGCGAGGGTCAGGAGGCGATGTTCGGCGTGCTCGATTACGCTCCCAGCCAGCTCGATGCGGCCAAGCCGCGTTACTTGATGGGTGTCGGCAAGCCCGACGACATCGTCGGCGCGGTCGAGCGCGGCGTCGACATGTTCGATTGCGTCCTCCCGACACGGAGCGGCCGCACCGGCCAGGCGTTCACCCGCACCGGTCCGATCAACATCCGCAACGCGAAGTTCGCCGAGGATCAGGGCCCGCTCGATCCGGCTTGCGCCTGTCCGACCTGTGCCGGCTGGAGCCGTGCCTATGTCCATCATCTCGTCCGCGCCGGCGAGATCCTCGGCGCGATGCTGATGACCGAGCACAATCTCTGGTTCTACCAGCAGCTGATGGCCGATTTGCGCCTGGCGATCGGCGAGGGCCGGCTGACGGCGTTCGCAAACGATTTCCGCCGCGACTATCGCACCGCGCCCAAGGCCTTAGCTTAA
- a CDS encoding cell wall hydrolase has protein sequence MRGLTAGALVSLVGAGFSAQALSPDTPSVAPKPVVTGYEADDHFPGAAFYTAVPDDAAVATGTTGTIALPDLPVPENAVIDSSIQPAAPFRLAGGAMDHARALQCLTQAIYYEAASEPDDGQRAVAQVVLNRVRHPAFPATVCGVVFQGSEKRGCQFSFACDGAMARIPSRAAWARAERVAGAALAGSVFAPVGMATHYHTYAVTPSWNRSLVMTGVFGAHFFHRWKGWWGMAAAFRQSYQGGEPLPAPHAAVTPVVVAALPMARPASVPNPEPARAVQPAYVDSGAPMAAYAESTLPDSQILDKWKDSGKPLR, from the coding sequence ATGCGGGGGCTGACGGCAGGGGCGCTGGTTTCGCTCGTCGGCGCCGGCTTCTCCGCGCAGGCGCTGAGCCCCGACACGCCGAGCGTCGCGCCGAAGCCGGTGGTCACTGGCTATGAAGCCGACGACCATTTCCCCGGTGCGGCCTTCTACACAGCCGTTCCGGATGACGCCGCCGTGGCGACCGGCACCACTGGCACGATCGCATTGCCTGATCTGCCGGTACCCGAGAACGCCGTGATCGATTCGTCGATCCAGCCTGCCGCGCCGTTCCGCCTCGCCGGCGGCGCCATGGATCATGCCCGCGCGCTCCAGTGCCTGACCCAGGCAATCTATTACGAAGCGGCAAGCGAGCCCGACGATGGCCAGCGCGCCGTCGCACAGGTGGTGCTCAATCGCGTGCGGCACCCCGCCTTCCCCGCCACCGTCTGCGGCGTCGTCTTTCAGGGGTCCGAGAAGCGCGGCTGTCAGTTCAGCTTCGCCTGCGACGGCGCGATGGCACGCATCCCTTCACGTGCTGCCTGGGCGCGTGCCGAACGCGTCGCCGGGGCCGCGCTCGCCGGCAGCGTGTTCGCGCCGGTTGGAATGGCGACGCACTATCATACCTATGCGGTGACCCCGTCGTGGAACCGCAGCCTTGTAATGACCGGGGTATTCGGCGCGCACTTCTTCCATCGCTGGAAAGGCTGGTGGGGAATGGCCGCAGCATTCCGGCAATCCTATCAGGGTGGTGAGCCGCTACCCGCGCCCCATGCCGCAGTGACGCCCGTCGTCGTCGCCGCGCTCCCGATGGCGAGACCGGCCAGCGTTCCCAATCCGGAACCGGCGCGCGCGGTTCAACCCGCTTATGTCGACAGCGGCGCGCCCATGGCTGCTTATGCCGAGAGCACACTGCCCGACTCGCAGATCCTCGACAAATGGAAGGACAGCGGCAAGCCATTGCGCTGA